A stretch of the Dehalococcoidia bacterium genome encodes the following:
- a CDS encoding acetate kinase, which produces MHILVFNCGSATLKFRLFDLAEGAPLDHICLLVLGKVDRIGQQAHLEFRLASGQTLNTAATVRGYADAVRLAIDQLSSQQLLDLREQVVVGHRIVHGGWQFFEPVLLDNEGIGAIEEASKLAPLHNKPALEAIGAARQAMGGAVPMVAVFDTAFHHRLPDVAAQYAIPRDLANRHHVRRYGFHGLAHRFMMERYAQILGRPAEALRLITLQLGSGCSVAAIAEGRSVDTSMGFTPLEGLMMSTRSGDLDPALVGYLASQESVPVAKVEEWLNHESGLLGVSGRSADMRDLLEAQRQGDASASLAVDMFCYRARKYIGAYLAVLGGADAVLFGGGIGEHAPEVRARICSGMEWCGLALDDVRNAHAVGIEANIATTEAGIGAYVMPVDEELVIARETARYIRTLGQQ; this is translated from the coding sequence ATGCATATCCTGGTCTTTAATTGCGGAAGCGCCACGTTGAAATTTCGCCTTTTCGATCTCGCGGAAGGCGCGCCACTGGACCACATCTGCCTTCTCGTACTGGGCAAAGTCGACCGCATCGGCCAGCAGGCCCATCTCGAGTTTAGGCTTGCAAGCGGCCAAACCCTCAACACAGCGGCCACTGTGCGAGGCTATGCGGATGCGGTGAGGCTGGCGATTGACCAGCTGTCCTCTCAACAGTTGCTGGACCTCAGGGAGCAAGTGGTGGTAGGACACCGTATCGTACATGGCGGCTGGCAGTTCTTTGAGCCAGTGTTGTTGGATAACGAGGGCATTGGTGCAATAGAGGAGGCAAGCAAGCTCGCTCCCCTCCATAACAAGCCGGCGCTCGAGGCCATTGGAGCGGCGCGCCAAGCAATGGGGGGTGCAGTGCCCATGGTAGCAGTCTTCGATACCGCCTTTCATCACAGACTGCCGGACGTGGCTGCCCAGTATGCCATCCCAAGGGACTTGGCCAATCGGCATCACGTCCGCCGGTACGGGTTCCATGGCCTTGCTCACCGTTTCATGATGGAGCGGTATGCCCAGATTCTGGGCCGCCCTGCGGAAGCGCTCCGCCTTATCACCCTTCAGCTTGGCAGCGGATGCTCCGTCGCGGCCATCGCTGAAGGACGTTCCGTAGATACCTCCATGGGGTTCACTCCTCTGGAAGGGCTGATGATGAGCACCCGTAGTGGCGACCTTGATCCTGCTCTCGTGGGCTATCTCGCTAGTCAGGAGAGCGTGCCGGTAGCGAAAGTGGAAGAGTGGCTGAACCATGAATCGGGCCTCCTTGGCGTTTCGGGGCGCTCCGCTGACATGCGCGATCTGTTGGAGGCGCAACGCCAAGGCGATGCCTCCGCCTCCCTCGCAGTCGACATGTTCTGCTACCGCGCGCGTAAGTACATTGGGGCTTACTTGGCAGTCCTCGGAGGCGCCGATGCCGTACTGTTTGGGGGCGGCATTGGGGAACACGCGCCGGAGGTCCGCGCACGCATCTGCTCAGGTATGGAATGGTGCGGTCTTGCCCTGGACGATGTCCGGAACGCTCACGCGGTCGGCATAGAGGCAAACATCGCTACAACGGAAGCGGGGATCGGCGCCTACGTGATGCCTGTGGACGAGGAACTGGTTATCGCCCGTGAAACGGCGAGGTATATTCGGACTCTAGGTCAGCAATAG